The sequence TCGTCGCTGTCGGAGCCCATCGCCTGAAATCCCACCAGCAGAAACACCACGCCGAGGAACAGCAGCACCATCACCATGGCGCGCAGCGGCAGGCCGGAGGAGTTTCGCTGGTTCATTGCGCCCACTGTAACGGCCCGTCGGGCCGACGAAGATCAGGTGACGTCGAAGCCGAGCCGTCGTGCCGCACGCGCCTTCTGCCTGCTGGCCCGCAGCCGGCGCAACCGCTTGACCAGCATCGGATCGGCTGCCAGCGCCTCAGGCCTGTCGACCAGCGCATTCAGCACCTGGTAGTAGCGGGTGGCCGACATCGAGAACAGCTCTTTGATGGCGTCTTCCTTGGAGCCGGCGTACTTCCACCACTGGCGTTCGAACGCCAAAATATCGTGCTCTCGGCGGGTCAGCCCATCGCTGGAATCAGAGACGTCCCCGGATTGCTCAGTCCGCGCGATCGCGCCGTCCATCTCGCTCCTGGACCCTTCCGACAATCGAAATTACATCGCTGTGGTTCGGCGATCATTCAATCACGGGTTCGTGACCTATGGCGTCAGATATGCCCGCGAGTCGGGGGATAAGGCCTGCCGCCTTAAGCTTTCCCCGTGGCCGTCGTACCAATCCGCATCGTAGGAGATCCCGTCCTGCACACCCCGACCGAACCGGTGACCGTCAACGAGGACGGCTCGCTGCCCGAGGAGATCCGCGAGCTGATCCAGGACATGTACGACACCATGGACGCCGCCAACGGCGTTGGCTTGGCGGCCAATCAGATCGGCGTCTCCAAACGCGTGTTCGTCTACGACTGCGCGGACGCACGGGGCCAGACGACTCGTCGCCGCGGCGTGGTCGTCAACCCGGTGCTGGAGACCTCCGAGGTGCCCGAGACCATGCCCGATCCGGAGGACGACGACGAGGGCTGCCTTTCGGTGCCGGGTGAGTCGTTTCCGACCGGCCGGGCCGACTGGGCCAGGGTGACCGGGCTGGATGCCGACGGCAACCCGATCACGGTGGAGGGCACCGGCCTGTTCGCGCGGATGCTGCAGCACGAGACGGGCCATTTGGACGGGTTCTTGTACCTGGACCGGTTGATCGGCAGGCACGCCCGCGCCGCCAAGCGGGCGGTGAAAGCGCACGGGTGGGGCGTGCCGGGGCTGTCGTGGATGCCCGGCGAGGATCCGGACCCGTTCGGGCACTGATGACCTGGCCCGCGGTGGGGAAGCGGGTGGTGATCCGCTATCGCCTGCCCGCCGGATCCGATCCGCCCCTGAGCGACGTGATCGGGCACCTGCTCGCGGTGGGCCAGACGTTGACCGTGCGCACGAAAACCGGTGACATCGTGGTCGTCCCGGCCGCGGACGTGATGGTCATCCGGGAACTGCCGCCGGCCACCATCCGCACCGCCGACATTCGCAAGCTCGAGCACGCGGCGGCGCTGGCCTGGCCGGGCGTCGAGCAGCAGTGGGTCGAGGGGTGGTTCCTGCGCGCCGCCGACGGTCACACCCACCGCGGCAATTCGGCTGTGCCGCTGGGTTTCGACGCCACCGCGTCGGCGCTGCCCGCCATCGTCGAGTGGTACTCCGCGCGTGGCCTGACCCCGTGGCTTTCGATTCCCGATCGGCTGTTCCGGCTCGCCGAGGCCCCGCCGCACCTCGAAACCGTCGCGCTGGCACGCGATCTCGACACCGCCGAAGAACCCGATGCGATGGTGCGGTTGACCCCCACCCCCGGCGACGACTGGCTTCGGCTGTATGAGCGCGACGTGCCCGTCGAGGTACTGACCTCCATTGTGGACGGCGAGGTGGTGTTCGCCTCGATCGACGATGCGGCCGTGGCCCGGGGCGCGGTGACGACGACGATCGACGGCGGTCGGTGGGTGGGCATCTCGGCCTTGCGGGTGACCGACGCGGAGCGCCGACGCGGGCACGCGCGCAGGCTGTGTTCGGCGCTGCTGTCCTGGGGGGTGGAGCACGGTGCGTCCCACGCGTACGCGCAGGCGCTGACCGACAACGGGCCCGGCAGGAGTCTTTTCGCGGCGCTCGGCTTCCTCGAGCACCATCGCTCGCGTTATGTCCGCGCGGACACCCTTGGCATGTCCCGCTAGGTCAGGGACCGATGTGTGTCGGCGGATCGGCGAAGGCGAGGTCCGCGGTGTGCCGGCCCGGGCCCATCAGCCCGCAGCGCTTCTCGGGCACCAGGTGCGAGCTCAACCCGCTCGGAACCCACCGGGTGACCCCCACGCAGCGTTCCCACGTGCCGTCGGGCTGGACGGGTCCGTCGCACTTGCTGATGAACTGACCGCCGTAGAGGCAGCCGGCGGTGGCCGGGGGCGCCGACGCCATCGACCCCGCCGCGATCAGCAGCACGGCGGCGGCTCCGGCGATGCAGCGCCTCATGCGACGAACGCTACCGCTTATCGCCCTGCTTTTCGCGGGGATGACCCTCTCCGTAGCCTGTAGGCCATGCGGCTGGCGACCTGGAATGTGAACTCGATCCGTGCCCGGGTCGACCGCGTCGTGGACTGGCTGGAGCGCGGCAACGTCGACGTGCTGGCCATGCAGGAGACCAAGTGCTCCGACGAACAGTTTCCGGTGATGCCGTTTCTCGCCGCCGGCTACGAGGTGGTGCACTGCGGGTTCAACCAGTGGAACGGCGTCGCGATCGCGTCACGCGTCGGCATCGCCGATGTACAGGTCGGGTTCGAGGGCCAGCCGACATGGTCCGACAAGCCCGACGTCGAGGCGGCCGCAGAAGCCCGCGCGCTCGGGGCGACGTGTGACGGCGTGCGGGTGTGGAGCCTGTACGTGCCCAACGGTCGCACCGTCGGTTCGCCGCACTACGTGTACAAGCTGGAATGGCTTGCCGCGCTTCGTAACGCGGCAGAAAAATGGCTCTCCGAGGATCCGTCCGCACAGATCGCACTCGCGGGCGACTGGAACATCGCCCCCACCGACGAGGACGTGTGGAGCGTCGAGTTCTATCAAGGCAGCACCCACGTCACCGAGCCCGAACGCGCGGCGTTCAACGCCATCGTCGACGCCCAGTTCACCGATCTGGTAAGGCCTTTCGCACCGGGTCCACAGGTCTACACCTACTGGGACTACACGCAGCTGCGGTTCCCCAAGAATCGCGGGATGCGCATCGACTTCATCCTCGGCTCGCCCGCGCTGGCCGCGCGCGTCGTGCACGGCGAGATCGTGCGCGAGGAACGCAAGGGCAAGGCGCCCAGCGACCACGCCCCGGTGCTCATCGAGTTGGCCTGAGGCGGTTACCGAGAAACGTTGTCGGTGGGCCGTGGCATGCTCGGGGCATGTTGATCGAACAGTTGTTCGAATTGCGCAGTGCCGAGGTGCTGATCGAGGAGATCGTCACGGCGCACCGGGAAGAGTCCATGCTCATGGCACGGCGGATGGGCGCCATCGGGGAGCTGCTGTCGCTGCGCACGGACGAAGCCGAGAACACCGACCCCGACCCGGGCTGGGCCATCATCACCGGGTTCGCCCGCACCTCCGCCGAGGTGGGCGCGGCGATGAACATGGCGCCCATGGCCGCCAGCCGGCTGGTCGCACAGGCCGAAGCGCTGGACACCCGGCTGCCGAGCATCGCCGACCTGCTCGAGGACGCCGACATCGATTGGGCCACGACGCAATTGATCATCACCCGCACCGAACTGGTCGACGATCACCTGATCAGCCGGATCGACGAGGCCCTCGCCAAGCGCTTCATCAAGTGGCAGAGCTGGTCGCGGCGGCGGGT comes from Mycolicibacterium pulveris and encodes:
- a CDS encoding DUF3263 domain-containing protein — translated: MDGAIARTEQSGDVSDSSDGLTRREHDILAFERQWWKYAGSKEDAIKELFSMSATRYYQVLNALVDRPEALAADPMLVKRLRRLRASRQKARAARRLGFDVT
- a CDS encoding peptide deformylase, with protein sequence MAVVPIRIVGDPVLHTPTEPVTVNEDGSLPEEIRELIQDMYDTMDAANGVGLAANQIGVSKRVFVYDCADARGQTTRRRGVVVNPVLETSEVPETMPDPEDDDEGCLSVPGESFPTGRADWARVTGLDADGNPITVEGTGLFARMLQHETGHLDGFLYLDRLIGRHARAAKRAVKAHGWGVPGLSWMPGEDPDPFGH
- a CDS encoding N-acetylglutamate synthase, CG3035 family — protein: MTWPAVGKRVVIRYRLPAGSDPPLSDVIGHLLAVGQTLTVRTKTGDIVVVPAADVMVIRELPPATIRTADIRKLEHAAALAWPGVEQQWVEGWFLRAADGHTHRGNSAVPLGFDATASALPAIVEWYSARGLTPWLSIPDRLFRLAEAPPHLETVALARDLDTAEEPDAMVRLTPTPGDDWLRLYERDVPVEVLTSIVDGEVVFASIDDAAVARGAVTTTIDGGRWVGISALRVTDAERRRGHARRLCSALLSWGVEHGASHAYAQALTDNGPGRSLFAALGFLEHHRSRYVRADTLGMSR
- a CDS encoding CDGP domain-containing protein — encoded protein: MRRCIAGAAAVLLIAAGSMASAPPATAGCLYGGQFISKCDGPVQPDGTWERCVGVTRWVPSGLSSHLVPEKRCGLMGPGRHTADLAFADPPTHIGP
- a CDS encoding exodeoxyribonuclease III produces the protein MRLATWNVNSIRARVDRVVDWLERGNVDVLAMQETKCSDEQFPVMPFLAAGYEVVHCGFNQWNGVAIASRVGIADVQVGFEGQPTWSDKPDVEAAAEARALGATCDGVRVWSLYVPNGRTVGSPHYVYKLEWLAALRNAAEKWLSEDPSAQIALAGDWNIAPTDEDVWSVEFYQGSTHVTEPERAAFNAIVDAQFTDLVRPFAPGPQVYTYWDYTQLRFPKNRGMRIDFILGSPALAARVVHGEIVREERKGKAPSDHAPVLIELA